CCAGCACTTGTGAAGATTTCTTGCAAGAAATTCTGAACTTGAATCTGATCAAGCCTTATAATCTGCTGTTTAGCTCTAACAAATTTATAGAAAATGCAGGGGTAAGAAAAAATGTGTCACTGACATCACAGAGATCATAGAGATGGATGAGCAAAACCCAGAGTGCCGGACATTTAACATGACAAATAGCTTGGTTTCTTCAAAcaaataaactgaaagaaaaaaaaggaaagaaagaaggagagagagaaaaagtgtgaagggggacaggaggagggaagggagaaataaaaagatttaagaTTTTTGCCACTTTGTGGTAATGTCATATgcagtattctttttcttttatagatagcaataaaagataataaacagggactttcctgatggtatGGAGgataagaatccagctgccagtgcaggggacacaggttcgatcccctcTTCTGGGAAGACTCTACATGCCTCGAAACAactaagtccatgagccacaattactgaatcCCCATGCCTAGAgttgtgctctgcaacgagaggaaccattgcaatgagaagcccaaacaccacaactagagagtagccctcactcactgcaactagagaaaagcccatgcacagacACAGAGACCCAGTGTCTCCAAGAATAgataattgttaaaaataaatttttaaaacataatggaTGTACCTCATTTGACTCTTGATTCAAACaagacaactttaaaaaaaatactgagagaaTCAAAGTTTGCACACCAACTAGATATCAGAAGATATTAAAGTACTATTTGTTTTGTATGATGATGTTACcttgatgcattttaaaattcattttagtttAGAAACATATAGTTtttaatggatgaatgaatgattaacacctgaaatttgtttcaaaataatccAGTGCAGACAGAAGAAAAAGTAGGTAGGGATATATATGAAACAAGATTAGTCTTGTAATAATCACTGTAAGTTTTGGAGCTGGGTGTTTCTATATTtgaatgtttgaaaatttctatACTGAAATGTTTTAGCTGACTTGCCAAGAAATGCAGTATTTGAGGAAAGCTACAGCAAAGTCCAAAGAAAAGAGCAACAGTCAGCTGTGATGCAGAGATTGAACATCACCTCTTCTTTCAAAAGAACTGTTTCTGTGCATGGAACCGGCACTCTCTCCTCTGTCCAGTCACTCCTCTCCATGGTTTGTGCTCGGAGGTGTTCCAAATGGAGCGCAGCAGCATTTTCTCTGTTTATGATTCCTTTGAGAAGATCCAAATCTCTTCAGGCTGTCAGAATCATTTGGTCTTCTCTTTCTAATCATATATATACctactcatacacacacacacacacacatatgttttaACATATCAAGGGACTTGGGGGAAATCAGAGTTCTCCCCCTTTTTTCTCACATACTGACATTTCTCGTGCTGCCAATTTCATTCAGGGAGGCCAGAGACTTAGGAAGAAACTACTCAAATCATctctcacaaagaatcaggctCAGGTAACATATCCCTTttagcatgaaagtgaaaacaaatgaCAGAATATTTTACTAAcatgcaggagaagaaggggtcgacagaggatgagatggttggatggcatcaccaactcaatggacatgagtctaagaaaacttcaggagatggtgaaggacacggaagtccatggcgtctcaaagaatcagacatgatttagtgacttaacaacaactaACATGTTTGTAGTACTATTACATTTAGTCCAATGGTCAGAGAACAGCATCttaaagagacaagaaaaaaatgataccCACTGcccctgtcctttatcaaaccagCCAATATCTCCCCAAGCAAGGTCTAGGCTGACTTCATGATTAAGCCTTATACTTAAgattatgttatatatttaaaatataaattataaaataagaagGCACAGGCCTTAAGAACACTCCCTTTGGGATATAAAGTCACCTGATCAATGACTATTAAAAGGTTTCTTATGTACAAAAACCTCTGAGAAAAGTAACACCATGCCTTAAAAATGTTGTAAATATAATGACAGGACAGAACTTTACTGAGATCTTGATTGTTGCATAAAGAGAAAGAACTTGAAAGCAGGAATGACTAAAGCATGAAGAAAGGGGAGCATTTAAgatggaaaagacagaaaaacatcACAGAAAGAGGAGAGGTAGGTAAACACCAGACCTTCACGGTTTGGACTTTGCTGTTCTGTGTCTTCATTTTGAATGTGCCAACATCATATTTCTATGGACAATAGAAATTGAAGTTGTCATTGGTAACTTTTGAggaacaaggaaaaagaaagctaGAATTATTTCAAGATAGATGcttttctgcctgttttcctttaaaaactcacCCTTTTACAGAAGGTTTAAAATCAACATTGGGTAAGTTACTCACAATGGTTAGAACCACCATTTCTTCCTAATACAAGGTCATGCAGAATTCTAAATAAGAAATCGTTTCCTGATCTACTTTTCTCCAACACCCCCATCTCAATCAACCACCctgaagatatatatgtatacaaagtTATTTAGAAACTTTGGTAGAAACAACCTTTAGAATGTAAGGAAAccaagtaaagagaaaaaaaggttaaaatgcaCTTCCAAGTAGTACTCTGTTGAAAAGGCAATGAATCGATGTCTCTATCTATGATTCACAGAACTCGGTTTATGGTTTTGGATGTTATGAATGAAACTCCTACTTGTGGTCAGGTTATCACAATTCTATTAGAGGCAAATGCCTTTGAATCTGAATGCTTTCAGTGACTCACTCATAGGAATAAGATTAAGGAAATGTACATAATCTTCTCCAATGAAGAACAACTTTCCCTCTCACTAGGGCATTGGAAGAGGGCTCTAAATAAGAGGTTCATTTATTTCCATACACCTGTGATTTTGTTCCTAAGTGGTATGAATGGCTATTGATTCAATATCAGGACTTCTGTCTTCCAAATTACTTAACTCATTCCATCTGGAGGTGAGTCAAGACGTCATCCTCTGATGTTTACGATATTGCCTTCCATACAATACTTGGTAAGAAAACAGAGGTAATTATTTACCTAGTTGgatgagaaagagggaaaaataccttcttgttgttttaaattaaaacaagcaaaatactTTGTGAGGCAATTCTAGGACAGACATTTTTATGTTCCTATACCACTCACATTTTCTTGCTTGCTGATAAGTAAATCATAATCCATATCTCACATATTGTATTTTGGTGTATAAGCAGTGTAAACAAACATATTTCTTGCCACCCTGttgaacacacacaaacacctgttgacttttttttctagttttacatTAAACAGTCAGTCAAAACTATTTGATGTTGATCATCAATTCTAGGTCTACATGAAGACCGAATGAGGCAAGAATCTAACCTGTTAATAACTGACAGATCTCCCTGGAACATCTAGAAGAAAATTAGGCAAACAGAGGAAGAAGGGATCTCTCCCCATGACTGTCAACCACCATATCCAATGTATTAATTTCTTGCTGTTCATTTTTACTGTGATATGGATCCAGGCAAAGTGATTCTGCATTATCCCTTGGTTATTAGAAGAGTCTGATTTCTTGGAGTTCACTCCTTGGAACTAGGAAGTTTGTCACCACATATCTATATCTTTATCTACAGATATTTTTATAACCTAGGAGGAAGTTGGGATCCCCTACGAAGAACACCTTTtctgttggttggttggtttttttttaaaaaatgggggaAGTGCTCCCTGAAACACATACTGCTCTTCAGACCACTGCCCTTCAAACCTGGATGGCAGGCAGGCGGTGGTTTCTGGGCTCCACGCCCTCTGCAATGCATGCAGTGGATCGGGGCTGGCGACTGGTTGATTGGCGGGGCTTGGGGCATCTTTGCATACAGGCAATTCCCTGCTTTAGAGCACCTCCCAGAGTTTTGGCCCATTAACCCAAGCACAACAGCTTGATGAATTAATGCCTATAGAGGCACAGTTGGCAGCttctaattaaataattatggCTAAGCAGCTGCAAGGAAGCTGTCATGCACCCTAGAAAGCCAGCTGTCAGCTTTATTGATCCTGAGACTGAGGAAGAGTTAACACTTAGCTCTGGTTGTTAGGTACAAAGAGCAAGTATATCATATGCAGTATATGCGCTGTGCAATGTGAAGCTGTTGCATATTTGTGCTAGTCTGTCCATGGAGTAATGAAGAGCAACCTGCTCCTTGGCATCCTCTCAGCAATCcaacaaaaaaaggaagtgaTTATATGATTAGAGAACAGAGTCTGTCTGGAGCAGTCTACAGAGGGCTTAGTATTATACAGATGAGCCCTTGATAAACACAGAAATGTCACTGAACTAGCAGGCAACTCAGGCTCTAAGTCTCATTTAGATGAGCAAGTGATTGGAATCAAGTGTGGTCTTTTTGAGGGGGTATGACTGatatgttttcttctgtttgaCTAAAGTTTCTTAAGAGGCCGTTTTCAAATATTAGAAATTGGGGAACAAGGTAAATATCACAAACCTAGATTTAAATTCAacgattcatttttttttccaagttagaAGATGTCTGTTCTACAGAATCACAGATAATGTCATATTCCTTTATAGAAAGCCAAAAAGCTAAAGCTTTATCTCTACACTAATGGAAAACTCAccagaaggaagaaagcagaatCTGGCCACTAAGCCCCAACACAGAGGAAGGTATAGATTATAGATAAAAGCCATAGATAGGGGTATTGGACCAAACAATGCTTGTTACAGAACATCAGAATGCGACTGAACTGCTAGCTGATTCCACTTTTCTCCGCAGGCTGTTCTTTCTATACAATCCATGTGTCTTCACTTCTAAAAACCAAATCTGTGAAAACCCAGTACAGAACAACTCGGCTTCCCACAGGCCTTGTCACCAAGGCTCCCAATATCGTCTCCAAAGGAATAAACACAACTGTAGGCAAAACTCAGTCCAACAGATTCAGTCACACCTTAATGTGCAGAGACATTTAGATActttaattctcaaaatttatGGATTTGCCTTAAAATAAGAATAGGGGAAAACTGGAGACATATTTCTCATGGAATTCACTTCACCCAGCTCCCAGACCTGTTGACAATCAGCAGTTCATCAAGCACTGAACTTTATAGACTGATTGATTGTTTTCCTCCCAGATATCAATGGCTTATGGTTAACTTAGAGTAATTCTTAAAATAAGGCATTCTGTACAGTAAATTGTCATTTAAACAACTGGACTGACTCTAAGAAATTCTTACTATAAAGGCTTCAGTAcaattgtttcctttctttttttttctcttctggtttCCTTTTATGCCAGTGATTCTATCACTTCAGTTGTCTGAAGCTGACTGTGTGTGATTGACAATTCTCAAggattcatttcttttgggtgaaTCCTAAATGCAGCTCAGCTTAATTAAGTCTGCAGTGCAACTCAAATCTCAGTACAAATTGCTAAGGAATCAAATCACAAATTCGTGAAAGCCTAGGCAGGCAAATTTCAGACTTGGGGTCAGGCTAGtggggggggatgggggtgggaaggggtctTTCATCAGTCTGTACTGCCATCTAGCCAAGATCACGTCATTCAGTGCAacatccattttgctttcaacGTCCCCGATGAAAGCCAGTCTTCAGAAACCAGCTTAATAGACCCAAAGTTCAGATAAGACAACAGTCAGCAGCACTTCAGCCACTCTGCGTCTACCAAGCTCCTGTGACTCAACAGCCAAGTTCTCATCATTGCTTTATCTTCACAGTTCAATATCTGACTGACAGACACACATGTCTATTTTCAATCCACATATTACCTATACCAATATCATTTGTATCCTGTGATTTCTGACGCCTTTAAATATTCTGTGAGTTGACTGGGAAAACAAAAGTTACCTTAGGTAAAACATGAAAGCAGATTATAACCTCTAATCCCCTAGCTATACctcaagagttaaaaaaaaaaaagaaaatcccaaaaCAGCATTCCTTAGACATAGACTGAACATGCAgaccatacatacatatatatatatgtatctgttaaACAAATCCATACACATGAAAAACAGCAAGAACGCTCTGTACTTACGGTAGAAGACGTACTCAGTGTAACTTGACCAGATCTTGTCTTCTGTATATTGGTTGACGAAAGATGCTGTCACTGAGGAGTTACAGGCCACCATGTGGAATCCACATTCTGACAACATATCAAAAGCCCTTTCCAGATGCCTGAATTTGAGATAAAATCTGGACGTGTATCTTTCTGGGGCTCGGTCAGGGTCTCTGCTCTCATTCAAAGTTTCTCCAAAGACCTCCTTCGCCAAGGAAATCCTTCCACAAACCAAAATCCGGGGAACTCTCCGAAACTTGGCATCCGCCTGCCCCTCTCTGCCCATGGTGCAGGACCCCCTGTAACCCACAGTAATAAAACCCCACTTGCGGTCAGAAGGGAGCAGTGAGGAAGGGGGGCAGATTCTCGTGTCACTTCCTTGGGAGACATCTTCAAAGTCACTGTGGCAGAATTCATCTGGGCTTTGCTTGATTTCATCAGGGGTCAGGAGTTTGACCAAGTCTGGGAGCTGGAAGTACTCAGCTTCTCTTTTCAGTCTTCCCCTTTCTGGAAAGTGATCAGGCAGGACCACCTGCCTGTCCCTGAGATAGTCCAGAATATAACGGAACAAGAATCCATCTCTGTCAATGAAAAACCTTCCCTTGGAGTCCTTGGCTAGGTCGTTAGCTGTGTCTCTCTTTGGGGAAAACATTTTCCACAGGAGGGAATGAGGGATGCTTATTAATGTGGAATGGCGAGTAAAATAAACTTGACCCCCAACATTCAGCTCCACGACCTCGGGGAAGGAGTTGGGAACTGCAGCCCCTTGTTCTCGAGCATAATAACGACTACAGTTGCCACTCAGAGCCATGgtacctttcttctttttcttctcctatttTGATGTGAAGGAGCGATCCAATGGAGTCACAGCCTGATCCTTTGCAGCAACTTATAAGGGAAGGAGAGGATGCTAACTTGTTAAAAACAACCTCCTCTTACCCCAGTTTCTTTTTCCCCCAACAAAGCAAAATTTCAAAGAGTCCACAGGTGAAGTGATGCTACAGAAGTAGTTTAAACCCTGGCAGGTGGTGAGCTATGACTTCATGGAATATAATCAACTCATCTGCATCCAGTTTTCCCCCAAGCTCAGTAGGCAAGGCCGGCCAGGTCCCCAGTTACTGAGAGGTCTGTctgcaggaaaagagaaaattatttcctCAAACACAGCATGagtcagaaaaaaagagactgcctgagagaggagagggaggtagaaggagggagggaaaccgaaagggagggagggagagattaTTTTACATAAGCAGCCCTGGAATTACTGATTTCAGCCATTCTTCAACTAAATCGTAGCTTCTCTCAAGGTATTTCGTGTCTACATATTTATCTATAAACCTCTGTCTCCAGCATTTagtattaaaaacatttctatttgatttctgcattaaaaatgaatatgcaaTTTTCAACTTCTAAaaggagatttattttctttccccagCTGGAGAGGAAAAGCAATAAGCCCTGGAACTTACCTCAGTGAGTGCTGGAAACAGTTCTTGTGAAGAAATACCCATTTGCAAAGCAGTCAATCCCCAGCCACACACAGAGTCTGGAGCTTGTCAAAATCCCAAACAGGTAAAATACAGAGGTATCAATGAAAAGTGCCAGAGAGATGTGctcttagaaaataataattatatatatatatatatatataaatatttatataaatgtatatttgtgtatatgtatgtatatattcactcCCAATCTCAAGTTAAAACAAGTCACAAAAAAGTTAAACCGTGACTAGAGGTGGTTGGATTGAAGAAGCAAAgcagagaaaaatattcaaagcttctccaggaagaaaaaaaaaatcaaacctttgGAAAGAATCCTTAAAACGGAAGAGAGTTGCAAGAGGTACCGGGACTTAGAAGCTTTTCAGAAAGCCCAGAAGCAAGACAGATGCGCCCTGCTGGGGTCCCAGGTAGCCACCCCACCTGCCGGCAAGGGCAAGCGGGCTCCCATATTCCCAGCCAGGTGGGAGCGGGCGGCCGCCGCGGCGCAGAGATGCCGGCGCGGGGCTCAGGCTCGGGCTTCTCCGGCGGAGGAGCTGGGTGGTTCCACAGTTCCCAGTGCAGTTCGGCTGCTGTTGTTTCAGCAGTGCAGGCAAGAAACCATCCAGGGAAATGACTATTACATCATCTTAAAGGAATATGGCTTGGAGAGAGCGGAGGCAGCTCCGAGTCACGTCCGCCTCGGTGACAGGTCGCCGGGACTGCACGGGGACGCCGCGCTCCGGCCGTGCGCACGCGAGTCCCCCGGGCGCTCCGGGCTCGGGGCGGGGACGCAGCGCGGCGCAGCCGCTTCCCTCCCGGTCCTGTCCGGGAGTCTGGAGTTTCCAAGGGCCTTTGCTTTGCCCTTTCGTGCTGTCTCTAGACCGACACAGCCACCACCATGCCCCAGAAACAACCTCTCAACCCAGATGAACACGGcggtttttcattttaaaaaatcaacaaacaattCCTTTGCATGTGCACTAAATTTCTGCTAAAGGGCAAACTGCCCCCTCTAAagcttgtttaaaagaaaaaaagcataccCAATGACCCCCAATGTTCAAGCTACAAAgtgtccccccccccccgaagAGGACTAAGCCATGTTCTCTCAGATGCCctctcctgtttttgtttttgttttgttttgttttcctttttctccattcctctgccaccctcaccccagcaaataaataaataatgaatatatacatCCATACCTTCAGTCTCTCTGGAATTACTGATGCTCCTTCACAAGACTATAGGAAGCACTGGTACCCTCAGAGAAAAAC
This genomic window from Cervus canadensis isolate Bull #8, Minnesota chromosome 4, ASM1932006v1, whole genome shotgun sequence contains:
- the KCTD16 gene encoding BTB/POZ domain-containing protein KCTD16, with protein sequence MALSGNCSRYYAREQGAAVPNSFPEVVELNVGGQVYFTRHSTLISIPHSLLWKMFSPKRDTANDLAKDSKGRFFIDRDGFLFRYILDYLRDRQVVLPDHFPERGRLKREAEYFQLPDLVKLLTPDEIKQSPDEFCHSDFEDVSQGSDTRICPPSSLLPSDRKWGFITVGYRGSCTMGREGQADAKFRRVPRILVCGRISLAKEVFGETLNESRDPDRAPERYTSRFYLKFRHLERAFDMLSECGFHMVACNSSVTASFVNQYTEDKIWSSYTEYVFYREPSRWSSSHCDCCCKNGKGDKEGESGTSCNDLSTSSCDSQSEASSPQETVICGPVTRQTNIQTLDRPIKKGPVQLIQQSEMRRKSDLLRTLTSSSRESNMSSKKKAVKEKLSIEEELEKCIQDFLKIKIPDRFPERKHPWQSELLRKYHL